In Geotalea uraniireducens, one genomic interval encodes:
- a CDS encoding response regulator, whose protein sequence is MGTKLLLADDSITIQKVVGIIFANDEEYELTVVDNGDAALEKAREIRPEVMLVDALMPGKTGYEVCEAVRSDPLLATVPILLMTGAFEPFDEEKARSCGADDFISKPFESQQLIEKIKELAALAAIRASQSPVEQTMDAGAFSFESIEPLAAAEEPAPAVTFGEAEAFASADAAAQSEGSFFAVEEAAPADDLWGAFELEEEVVGEIVTADEGEEVVEAAPFALEQSAAVELEPSPAAAVTTEEFGLPATDFVFTEEEPPAFAVAEEESLTVSAGEPAAFTGAFAVGMVEQPEEGDLAEDLAASTAAFAAEMPGADFGVPPADEFEAPVAVSPEPDAPVAAASDGGTLTITEAQLAAAIAKISREIIERIAWEVVPDLAETLIKEEIRRIKAGTE, encoded by the coding sequence ATGGGCACCAAGCTTCTCCTTGCCGACGACAGCATCACGATTCAGAAGGTAGTGGGGATCATCTTCGCCAATGACGAAGAGTATGAGCTGACCGTCGTCGATAACGGAGATGCCGCCCTGGAGAAAGCCCGTGAAATCCGGCCCGAGGTGATGCTGGTCGACGCGCTGATGCCGGGGAAGACAGGCTATGAAGTCTGCGAGGCCGTCCGCAGCGATCCTCTCCTGGCGACCGTTCCCATCCTGCTGATGACCGGGGCGTTTGAGCCCTTCGATGAAGAAAAGGCCCGCAGCTGTGGGGCCGATGATTTCATTTCCAAACCATTCGAATCGCAGCAGCTGATCGAAAAAATCAAGGAACTTGCCGCGCTGGCGGCAATTCGCGCCAGCCAGTCGCCGGTCGAGCAGACGATGGATGCCGGGGCGTTTTCCTTTGAGTCGATCGAACCGCTTGCCGCGGCTGAGGAGCCGGCTCCGGCAGTGACGTTCGGCGAGGCAGAGGCGTTCGCCTCCGCTGATGCTGCTGCCCAGAGCGAGGGATCGTTTTTTGCTGTTGAGGAAGCCGCTCCTGCCGATGACCTGTGGGGAGCCTTCGAACTTGAAGAAGAAGTCGTCGGGGAGATTGTCACGGCAGATGAGGGGGAGGAGGTAGTCGAAGCGGCCCCCTTTGCCCTCGAGCAGTCTGCTGCGGTCGAGCTAGAGCCCTCGCCCGCGGCGGCGGTCACTACTGAAGAATTTGGCCTGCCGGCGACCGACTTTGTCTTTACCGAAGAAGAACCTCCGGCTTTCGCCGTTGCGGAGGAGGAATCATTAACTGTTTCCGCTGGGGAACCGGCCGCTTTCACAGGGGCGTTTGCCGTTGGTATGGTCGAACAGCCCGAGGAGGGCGACTTGGCCGAAGACCTGGCGGCGTCGACGGCGGCATTTGCTGCCGAAATGCCGGGTGCGGATTTCGGCGTGCCTCCTGCCGATGAGTTCGAAGCGCCGGTAGCTGTCTCTCCCGAGCCGGATGCCCCTGTGGCAGCGGCTTCAGATGGGGGAACCCTGACCATTACCGAGGCGCAGCTGGCGGCGGCCATAGCGAAGATTTCCCGGGAGATAATCGAGCGGATTGCCTGGGAGGTCGTTCCCGATCTGGCCGAAACGCTGATCAAGGAAGAAATCCGCCGCATCAAGGCGGGAACCGAGTAG
- a CDS encoding serine hydrolase domain-containing protein has protein sequence MLIKKLLAIAVVLLISLVAVTGDSASLASDSGNEAISRLMARAMADGLIAGGVVLVGNRRDVLYETAFGKESSLPEALPVTVDTIFDLASLTKVVATTPAVMKLAEEGRLSLVDPLSKWFPEFVGQGKDDVLVVNLLTHTSGLDDTSLSAAHPLQSAIDNAACQKLKGEPGYRFRYADINFILLAELVHRVSGMTLDRFTAAAFYAPLGMDQTAFNPDVRLYGRCAATLDQAGRPLVGRVQDPVAAQLGGVAGHAGLFSTAGDLARFCRMLLNGGSLDGQRVLAERTVDQMTVPYFSRGGKVARGLGWDMASPYSSPRGSGFSEYSFGHTGYSGGSIWIDPQSGTYVIFLSVRLDYRHTHAFNKLRSELSTLVADELVPEGGQHLAAGPREPASFR, from the coding sequence ATGTTGATCAAGAAACTCCTGGCAATTGCTGTCGTCTTGCTGATATCGCTGGTCGCCGTAACCGGGGATAGTGCCTCCCTCGCCAGCGATAGCGGCAATGAGGCGATTTCCCGGCTGATGGCCCGGGCGATGGCCGACGGCCTGATTGCCGGCGGGGTCGTGCTTGTCGGCAATCGCCGCGACGTGCTGTACGAAACCGCCTTCGGTAAGGAATCTTCACTTCCCGAGGCCCTTCCCGTAACCGTCGATACCATTTTTGACCTGGCGTCGTTGACCAAGGTCGTCGCTACCACTCCGGCCGTTATGAAGCTGGCCGAGGAGGGGCGGCTCAGCCTTGTCGATCCCTTGAGTAAATGGTTTCCCGAGTTTGTCGGCCAAGGTAAGGATGATGTCCTGGTTGTCAACCTGTTGACTCATACCTCGGGCCTTGACGACACATCCTTGTCGGCGGCCCATCCGCTTCAGAGTGCCATAGATAATGCCGCCTGCCAGAAACTGAAGGGGGAGCCGGGCTACCGGTTCCGTTATGCCGACATCAATTTCATTCTGCTGGCCGAACTGGTTCATCGGGTTTCCGGGATGACTCTCGACCGCTTCACGGCAGCGGCATTCTACGCCCCCCTTGGCATGGATCAAACCGCCTTTAATCCCGATGTCCGGTTGTACGGTCGGTGCGCGGCCACCCTCGATCAGGCCGGACGGCCGCTCGTCGGCCGGGTTCAGGACCCTGTTGCCGCTCAATTGGGTGGCGTTGCCGGCCATGCGGGGTTGTTCAGCACTGCCGGCGACCTGGCGCGTTTTTGCCGGATGCTGCTTAACGGCGGATCGCTGGATGGGCAAAGGGTCTTGGCGGAACGGACCGTCGACCAGATGACGGTTCCGTACTTCTCGCGGGGAGGGAAGGTGGCGCGTGGGCTCGGCTGGGACATGGCTTCGCCGTATTCATCGCCACGTGGCAGCGGTTTTTCAGAGTATTCGTTTGGCCATACCGGTTATTCGGGGGGATCGATCTGGATCGACCCACAAAGCGGCACCTACGTCATTTTTCTCTCCGTCCGTCTCGATTATCGGCATACCCATGCCTTCAACAAGCTACGGAGTGAACTCTCCACTCTTGTTGCCGACGAACTCGTGCCGGAGGGGGGGCAGCACCTTGCGGCCGGTCCCCGCGAACCCGCGTCGTTCCGGTAA